From Sceloporus undulatus isolate JIND9_A2432 ecotype Alabama chromosome 6, SceUnd_v1.1, whole genome shotgun sequence, one genomic window encodes:
- the BCL7C gene encoding B-cell CLL/lymphoma 7 protein family member C isoform X1: protein MSGRAVRAETRSRAKDDIKKVMAAIEHVRRWEKRWVTVGDTSLRIYKWVPIVDPRDEEKRRLAGSNEQQRVKERRSQVPSPRSNPALLMLDLNDENSNQSSISETSLLKGGDTSPSPTPDRSQTVTPTPLGELKAEDSQPPLLGQEGDSGVLLLEGTDEPPMLTKEEPDPKTEVKETASPSEPVKAFDDPTPEAEEVLPLGAPPLKRIRTEAQDSESSQPSEA, encoded by the exons ATGTCGGGACGGGCGGTTCGAGCTGAGACACGAAGCCGGGCGAAAGATGACATCAAGAAAGTGATGGCAGCCATCGAACATGTCCGCAGATG GGAAAAACGGTGGGTGACGGTGGGAGACACATCTTTACGCATCTACAAGTGGGTACCCATTGTGGACCCGCGAGATGAG gaaaaaaggaggcTAGCAGGCAGCAATGAGCAACAGAGGGTGAAAGAGAGAAGATCCCAGGTGCCCAGCCCTCGGAGCAATCCTGCCCTGCTTATGTTGGATCTCAatg ATGAGAACAGCAATCAGAGCTCTATTTCTGAAACTTCTTTGCTGAAAGGTGGAGACACCAGTCCCAGCCCTACTCCAGATCGCAGCCAAACTGTCACTCCTACACCTTTGGGGGAGCTAAAGGCCGAGGATTCACAGCCTCCTCTGTTGGGACAGGAAGGAG ATTCTGGGGTGCTGCTTCTAGAGGGAACAGATGAGCCTCCCATGCTTACCAAAGAAGAGCCAGATCCCAAGACCGAG GTGAAGGAGACTGCCAGCCCTTCGGAGCCTGTGAAGGCCTTTGATGACCCCACACCTGAAGCGGAAGAGGTGCTGCCCTTAGGGGCTCCTCCACTGAAACGTATCCGCACGGAGGCACAAGATTCAGAGTCTAGTCAGCCCTCAGAGGCTTAA
- the BCL7C gene encoding B-cell CLL/lymphoma 7 protein family member C isoform X2, whose amino-acid sequence MVRPTREKRWVTVGDTSLRIYKWVPIVDPRDEEKRRLAGSNEQQRVKERRSQVPSPRSNPALLMLDLNDENSNQSSISETSLLKGGDTSPSPTPDRSQTVTPTPLGELKAEDSQPPLLGQEGDSGVLLLEGTDEPPMLTKEEPDPKTEVKETASPSEPVKAFDDPTPEAEEVLPLGAPPLKRIRTEAQDSESSQPSEA is encoded by the exons ATGGTGAGGCCCACCAG GGAAAAACGGTGGGTGACGGTGGGAGACACATCTTTACGCATCTACAAGTGGGTACCCATTGTGGACCCGCGAGATGAG gaaaaaaggaggcTAGCAGGCAGCAATGAGCAACAGAGGGTGAAAGAGAGAAGATCCCAGGTGCCCAGCCCTCGGAGCAATCCTGCCCTGCTTATGTTGGATCTCAatg ATGAGAACAGCAATCAGAGCTCTATTTCTGAAACTTCTTTGCTGAAAGGTGGAGACACCAGTCCCAGCCCTACTCCAGATCGCAGCCAAACTGTCACTCCTACACCTTTGGGGGAGCTAAAGGCCGAGGATTCACAGCCTCCTCTGTTGGGACAGGAAGGAG ATTCTGGGGTGCTGCTTCTAGAGGGAACAGATGAGCCTCCCATGCTTACCAAAGAAGAGCCAGATCCCAAGACCGAG GTGAAGGAGACTGCCAGCCCTTCGGAGCCTGTGAAGGCCTTTGATGACCCCACACCTGAAGCGGAAGAGGTGCTGCCCTTAGGGGCTCCTCCACTGAAACGTATCCGCACGGAGGCACAAGATTCAGAGTCTAGTCAGCCCTCAGAGGCTTAA